A genome region from Nicotiana tabacum cultivar K326 chromosome 13, ASM71507v2, whole genome shotgun sequence includes the following:
- the LOC107815981 gene encoding sm-like protein LSM3A, translating into MGSEEESTVKEPLDLIRLSFDERIYVKLRSDRELRGKLHAYDQHLNMILGDVEEIVTTIEIDDETYEEIVRTTRRTIPFLFVRGDGVILVSPPLRTA; encoded by the exons ATGGGAAGTGAAGAAGAGAGCACAGTGAAAGAGCCGTTGGATCTCATCAGACTCAGCTTTGATGAGAGAATCTACGTCAAACTCCGTTCAGACCGAGAACTCCGTGGCAAACTTCAC GCTTATGACCAACATCTTAATATGATTCTTGGTGATGTTGAAGAAATTGTGACCACAATTGAGATTGATGATGAAACATATGAGGAGATAGTTCGG ACTACAAGACGGACCATCCCTTTCCTATTCGTTCGTGGGGATGGTGTAATACTGGTGTCTCCTCCTCTGCGGACTGCCTGA